A genome region from Haloarcula rubripromontorii includes the following:
- a CDS encoding PKD domain-containing protein: protein MSATGDPRETALSTGRRRWWLPLLVALLLLTLLGTVASGTVAADDTESPEWGNATRGNATTIEVTLFDDGGSIDTSTIQAADFELTAGRVANVSVTSIDASGANRTGVRVSLLLEKKVDTDNVTVSLRDTASITDKAGNELPHKSVTVSGMDSVVPKYQSFEVSRVNSSTARISVGIHEPIQQLRVSVGGPSIDNLNISGFTERTGNTNTYTRTYTFPEEGEYSLLLLSVTDENGNENSFGRQQTFLYDDSAPNVTVTGPENATVGESVTFSAAETTDDQGVDSVRWQVGSDTILTGENITVAFASPGSHEVTVTAADPLGNTDSVTRVVSVVGNGSAGNVTVRQPNATTANVSVNGSGRTQRIQPPEGALVTGQNGTLERLAVSFPRNDSTTLTIRSRRPTSAFATATGHTGISRFDVDHGSVPAEDATFTFTVDRAALAAVGAEPDAVTLFRKSDRWMPLSTDIASRGESHIVYRAASPGLSTFVVGVEQTATTERDAEATTNDSETSTAERGTAETATEEPGEPDIVVTNATAVPSTLSPGDRTVITVELENRGTASGDHNVIVSLNTSILTTRTVTVPAGETRTTEFARSVPDNTTGKLTVDGQRVGNVTGDSGGLPIPALPSVGIPNPLSLWPDGIVGTVLGGLLGVAIGLYSVLKALAIYLGY from the coding sequence GTTGCTTGTCGCCCTTCTTTTGCTCACGCTGCTCGGTACTGTCGCTTCTGGCACTGTTGCGGCTGACGACACCGAGTCGCCGGAGTGGGGCAATGCGACGCGGGGCAACGCTACGACTATCGAAGTGACCCTGTTCGACGACGGCGGGTCGATAGACACGAGTACGATTCAGGCAGCGGATTTCGAGCTAACTGCGGGCCGAGTAGCGAACGTCTCGGTCACATCGATCGACGCTTCTGGAGCAAACAGGACTGGGGTACGCGTCTCCCTGCTGTTGGAAAAAAAGGTCGACACAGACAATGTCACCGTCAGTCTCCGTGACACCGCCAGCATCACCGACAAAGCGGGGAACGAGCTTCCACACAAGTCAGTTACCGTCAGCGGGATGGATTCTGTCGTGCCGAAGTATCAGTCGTTCGAGGTGAGCCGCGTCAATAGCTCCACCGCCCGCATCTCTGTCGGCATTCACGAACCGATACAGCAACTGCGAGTCTCCGTCGGTGGCCCGTCGATAGACAATCTCAACATCTCGGGATTCACCGAACGCACCGGTAATACGAACACGTACACACGAACGTACACGTTCCCCGAAGAAGGCGAGTACTCGCTGCTGCTGCTGTCGGTGACCGACGAGAACGGAAACGAGAATTCATTTGGACGACAGCAGACGTTCCTCTACGACGACTCCGCGCCGAACGTCACCGTCACTGGGCCGGAGAACGCAACTGTCGGCGAGTCAGTGACTTTCTCCGCAGCGGAGACGACAGACGATCAGGGCGTCGATTCGGTCCGGTGGCAAGTCGGGAGTGATACCATCCTCACCGGCGAGAATATTACCGTCGCCTTCGCCTCTCCCGGCAGTCACGAGGTAACCGTAACAGCCGCCGATCCACTCGGGAACACGGATAGTGTGACCAGAGTCGTGTCTGTCGTGGGGAACGGGTCCGCCGGGAACGTAACTGTGCGGCAGCCGAACGCGACGACGGCGAATGTCTCGGTGAACGGGTCCGGTCGGACACAGCGGATTCAGCCACCAGAGGGGGCACTCGTCACCGGGCAGAACGGAACGCTGGAGCGGCTTGCCGTGTCGTTCCCGCGTAACGACTCCACGACACTCACTATTCGCTCCCGCCGGCCGACGTCGGCGTTCGCGACTGCCACTGGTCACACCGGCATCAGTCGGTTCGATGTCGACCACGGCTCCGTTCCGGCCGAGGACGCGACGTTCACGTTTACTGTGGACCGCGCTGCGCTGGCGGCAGTCGGTGCGGAACCCGATGCCGTGACACTATTCCGAAAGAGCGACCGGTGGATGCCGCTGTCGACTGACATCGCCAGCCGGGGCGAGTCACACATCGTCTACCGTGCTGCATCGCCGGGCCTCTCGACGTTTGTCGTTGGTGTTGAGCAGACAGCAACAACAGAGAGGGATGCGGAGGCGACGACGAACGACTCGGAAACGTCGACGGCCGAACGCGGGACAGCCGAGACAGCGACCGAAGAGCCCGGAGAGCCGGATATCGTGGTTACGAACGCCACGGCTGTTCCATCGACGCTCAGCCCCGGCGACCGGACCGTCATCACCGTCGAGCTGGAAAACCGGGGGACCGCCAGCGGTGACCATAACGTGATCGTCTCGCTCAACACCTCGATACTGACAACGCGGACGGTCACGGTCCCCGCCGGCGAGACGCGAACGACGGAGTTTGCCCGCTCGGTGCCGGACAACACCACTGGAAAATTGACTGTCGATGGGCAACGCGTCGGGAACGTAACGGGCGACAGCGGTGGCCTCCCGATTCCAGCGCTCCCGTCGGTCGGGATTCCGAACCCGCTCTCGCTGTGGCCCGACGGCATCGTCGGAACCGTTCTCGGCGGGCTACTGGGCGTCGCTATCGGACTGTACAGCGTTCTGAAAGCGCTGGCGATATACCTCGGCTACTGA
- a CDS encoding cell surface protein: protein MTDDTTCSIRGCVRAAGILLALVALVCLAGTVPALTAGQSTPTISIETDSVAAGETMAVPVVLTSAPDGLAGYQLELTVDDPAVARFENASYPDSLSLTTDPVISADGGTITLEAADLDGQIEPGASDVTLATIQLAGVDGGETQVTVASSQIDADGGGAVEPATEPTALAVSPGAMTEPAAAATEASSPASEPTAESAGTANAAGPTVDNSTGGEQSTTGANGALPIALVLASLATVAALAARTSRQP, encoded by the coding sequence ATGACCGACGACACCACTTGTTCCATACGCGGTTGCGTCCGAGCCGCTGGCATCCTGCTCGCGCTCGTCGCGCTCGTCTGCCTCGCAGGGACGGTCCCCGCGCTCACTGCAGGGCAGAGTACGCCGACAATCAGCATCGAGACCGACTCCGTCGCCGCCGGTGAAACGATGGCCGTCCCGGTCGTCCTCACCAGCGCGCCGGACGGACTGGCGGGCTACCAGCTCGAACTCACAGTTGACGACCCCGCTGTCGCCCGATTCGAAAACGCGAGTTACCCAGACAGCCTCAGTCTCACGACTGACCCCGTCATTAGCGCAGACGGCGGGACAATCACGCTTGAGGCGGCTGATCTCGACGGGCAGATCGAACCCGGTGCCAGCGACGTGACGCTCGCGACGATCCAGCTCGCTGGCGTCGACGGCGGCGAGACGCAGGTGACCGTTGCGTCGAGCCAAATCGATGCCGACGGCGGCGGCGCAGTCGAGCCGGCGACCGAGCCGACGGCGCTCGCTGTATCACCGGGCGCGATGACTGAGCCAGCGGCGGCCGCGACCGAAGCATCGTCACCGGCCAGCGAGCCCACAGCCGAGTCAGCGGGTACCGCGAATGCCGCAGGACCCACAGTGGACAACTCCACGGGCGGCGAGCAGTCGACGACCGGCGCGAACGGGGCACTCCCGATAGCGCTGGTCCTCGCTTCACTCGCCACGGTGGCAGCGCTCGCGGCCAGAACAAGCCGGCAACCGTAG
- a CDS encoding TrkH family potassium uptake protein, producing the protein MSIRVDWRQSIALTGTVIKYLAVAMLVPLGIALLYGDDTAAFLISIAVAITVGVALEQVSDSHELGPREALLFVGLSWGAVAVIGAIPYVIAGYGTESALGEPVNALFESMSGFTTTGATATAEISFAQHSHALLMWRQLTQWLGGMGIIVLMVAILPEAAVNGAQLIESEAPGPELQKLTPKIAETARLLWLFYLGFTVLLVLILFGLSQTSMAPNMNAYNAVAHGFTTLPTGGFSPQAESIAYFSPAVQWVVVPFMLIAGMNFALFYLLLQDDYAAFLKDRELQAYLGANAGVAVILWGLLFTGSAPPLEIGGITQGALENSLRQATFQVASLLNSTGYATSNFAEWGSTAQGVLLFAMFIGGSAGSTGGGIKIVRWLVVFKSIRRQLFTTAHPSAVKPVRLGGQVIDEGVINAIYGFTLLYLLTLGIATVFLLLDAGRVGLELTVLEAFSASLATIGNIGPGFGFLGPFGTYERFPETSKLLMIFLMWIGRLEIIPVFVLFTGAFWNE; encoded by the coding sequence ATGTCGATTCGTGTCGACTGGCGACAGAGTATCGCCTTGACCGGCACTGTGATTAAATATCTCGCCGTCGCAATGCTGGTCCCGCTCGGGATTGCTTTGCTGTACGGAGACGATACCGCTGCCTTCCTGATTTCTATCGCGGTCGCCATCACGGTCGGCGTGGCGCTGGAGCAAGTCAGCGACAGTCACGAACTCGGACCACGCGAAGCGCTGCTGTTCGTCGGCCTCTCTTGGGGTGCTGTCGCGGTTATCGGCGCTATCCCCTACGTTATCGCCGGGTATGGGACCGAATCAGCGCTCGGTGAGCCCGTGAACGCGCTGTTCGAGTCGATGTCCGGATTTACGACCACTGGCGCGACCGCAACTGCGGAGATATCGTTCGCTCAGCACTCCCACGCGCTGTTGATGTGGCGACAGCTCACGCAGTGGCTCGGCGGGATGGGTATCATCGTCCTGATGGTTGCCATTCTTCCGGAGGCAGCCGTCAACGGGGCGCAGTTGATCGAATCGGAAGCACCCGGCCCCGAACTCCAGAAGCTGACGCCGAAGATAGCCGAGACCGCCCGACTGCTCTGGCTGTTCTATCTGGGCTTTACTGTCCTGCTCGTCCTCATCCTGTTTGGCCTCAGCCAGACATCGATGGCTCCGAACATGAACGCGTACAACGCCGTTGCCCACGGGTTCACGACGCTGCCGACTGGCGGCTTCTCCCCACAGGCTGAGAGTATCGCCTACTTCTCGCCGGCCGTCCAGTGGGTCGTCGTTCCGTTCATGCTCATTGCCGGGATGAACTTCGCGCTGTTTTACCTCCTGTTGCAGGATGACTACGCCGCCTTCCTCAAGGACCGCGAGCTGCAGGCGTACCTCGGTGCGAACGCCGGCGTGGCCGTCATCCTCTGGGGGCTGCTGTTCACCGGGTCTGCGCCGCCGCTTGAAATCGGTGGTATCACGCAGGGGGCGCTTGAAAACTCGCTCCGGCAGGCCACGTTTCAGGTCGCTTCGCTGCTGAACTCGACCGGGTATGCGACGAGCAACTTTGCCGAGTGGGGCAGCACAGCACAGGGTGTCCTGTTGTTCGCGATGTTTATTGGCGGCTCCGCAGGGTCGACCGGTGGCGGTATCAAGATCGTCCGATGGCTCGTCGTGTTCAAGAGTATCCGACGCCAACTGTTCACGACAGCCCATCCCAGCGCCGTCAAACCAGTCCGGCTCGGCGGGCAGGTCATCGACGAAGGCGTTATCAACGCGATATACGGATTCACGCTGTTGTACCTGCTCACGCTCGGTATCGCGACGGTGTTCCTCCTCCTCGATGCGGGCCGTGTCGGGCTCGAACTAACTGTGCTTGAAGCCTTCAGCGCAAGCTTAGCGACTATCGGAAATATCGGTCCCGGGTTCGGGTTTCTGGGGCCGTTCGGGACCTACGAACGCTTCCCGGAGACCAGCAAACTGCTGATGATATTCCTGATGTGGATCGGTCGGTTAGAGATAATTCCGGTGTTCGTGCTATTTACCGGTGCGTTCTGGAACGAGTGA
- a CDS encoding 3-hydroxyacyl-CoA dehydrogenase family protein, with protein MQLETVDTVGVVGAGTMGNGIAQVTATAGYDVIMRDVTEELVAAGFEEIQSSFETLIARDTVTEQEAEAATARITGTTEMDDLADADLVVEAVTENMDIKQSVFEDLDAICGPDTVLASNTSTLSITTIASVTDRPEQVLGLHFMNPVPVMKGVELVVGEHTSDETVTLGREFAHDIGKETWEADDKPGFVVNRVLMPWINEGIRAYDEGVADKADIDRGLTLGTNVPMGPLELADHIGLDVVLDASETLYEELGDRYKPAYLLKRKVAAGDLGKKSGRGFYDYD; from the coding sequence ATGCAGCTCGAAACAGTCGACACCGTCGGCGTCGTCGGCGCTGGAACGATGGGTAACGGCATCGCTCAGGTCACCGCGACGGCCGGCTACGATGTCATCATGCGCGATGTGACAGAAGAACTAGTCGCCGCCGGGTTCGAGGAGATTCAGTCGAGCTTCGAGACACTCATTGCGCGCGACACCGTGACAGAACAGGAAGCGGAGGCGGCGACAGCCCGTATCACAGGCACCACTGAGATGGACGATCTCGCGGACGCCGATCTCGTCGTCGAGGCTGTGACGGAAAACATGGACATCAAGCAGTCTGTGTTCGAGGACCTCGACGCAATCTGCGGACCGGACACGGTACTTGCCAGCAACACGAGTACGCTCTCGATTACGACAATCGCCAGCGTCACCGACCGGCCCGAACAGGTCCTTGGACTACACTTCATGAACCCCGTGCCGGTGATGAAAGGCGTCGAACTCGTCGTCGGCGAGCACACCAGCGACGAGACGGTGACGCTCGGTCGGGAGTTCGCCCACGACATCGGCAAGGAGACCTGGGAAGCCGACGACAAACCCGGCTTCGTCGTCAACCGCGTCCTGATGCCCTGGATAAACGAGGGCATCCGAGCCTACGACGAGGGCGTTGCCGACAAGGCCGACATCGACCGCGGGCTGACCCTCGGAACGAACGTCCCGATGGGACCGCTCGAACTGGCCGACCACATCGGCCTCGATGTGGTCCTTGACGCCTCTGAGACACTGTACGAGGAGTTGGGTGACCGCTACAAGCCAGCATACCTGCTCAAACGCAAAGTCGCGGCCGGCGACCTCGGCAAAAAGTCAGGTAGAGGCTTTTACGACTACGACTGA
- a CDS encoding DUF7111 family protein: MTDSELPVEVSADGITATYRETDEERLLLFENNGESAAVAQNIEGYAMLKVRPTAEGDELERYYGFDMALDHAAELLGVSPNALPIPDPAADMGM, from the coding sequence ATGACCGACTCCGAACTCCCTGTCGAAGTGTCGGCTGACGGAATCACGGCCACCTACAGAGAGACTGACGAGGAACGGCTGCTGCTATTCGAGAACAATGGCGAGAGCGCCGCAGTCGCCCAGAACATCGAGGGGTACGCGATGCTGAAGGTCCGACCGACCGCCGAGGGCGACGAACTGGAACGCTACTACGGCTTCGACATGGCACTTGACCACGCGGCGGAACTGCTCGGTGTGTCGCCGAACGCACTGCCGATTCCCGACCCGGCCGCCGACATGGGGATGTAG
- a CDS encoding PadR family transcriptional regulator: MAKWLQSGRRRDMCVLLAAATDGELSGQRLKTRLERRYDTRIEPKSFYGALDALESAGFVDHREDGIADKYSLTDAGEQRLRDQFEWMRAALGDGS; the protein is encoded by the coding sequence ATGGCGAAGTGGCTCCAGAGTGGTCGCCGACGCGATATGTGTGTCCTGCTGGCCGCCGCGACGGACGGGGAACTCTCCGGCCAGCGGCTGAAGACGCGGCTCGAACGCCGCTACGACACGCGAATCGAACCAAAGAGCTTCTACGGCGCGCTCGACGCGCTGGAGTCGGCCGGGTTCGTCGACCACCGCGAGGACGGCATCGCTGACAAGTACTCACTGACCGACGCCGGGGAGCAGCGGCTTCGAGACCAGTTCGAATGGATGCGGGCGGCGCTCGGCGATGGCAGCTGA
- a CDS encoding class 1 fructose-bisphosphatase — MSKSLDISTTEAEQTVTEVIDTIAATTPDVRRAVADYRGQSNSVNPTGDDQLAADLRADELFEQRVLGIDGVASYASEERADVKTTDGRLHVAMDPLDGSSNLEPNSGMGTIFGVYSEQPPTVGTNLLAAGFVIYGPITSMVVARNGTVREYILEDGDKRIVDDEVTVPEDPTVFGFGGGVDSWTDEFESYAENIRHELKLRYGGAMVADINQVLTYGGIFSYPALESRPEGKLRVQFEGHPMAYILESAGGRSSDGDQSVLEIEPDELHERTPLYLGNGDLIDRLEANID; from the coding sequence ATGAGTAAGTCACTCGACATCTCGACCACCGAAGCCGAGCAGACCGTCACGGAAGTCATCGATACCATCGCCGCGACCACGCCTGACGTCCGCCGCGCTGTTGCCGACTACCGTGGCCAGAGCAACTCCGTCAACCCCACCGGCGACGACCAGCTCGCGGCTGACCTGCGCGCCGACGAACTGTTCGAGCAGCGGGTGCTGGGAATCGACGGCGTCGCCTCTTACGCCAGCGAAGAACGCGCGGACGTGAAAACGACAGACGGTCGACTCCACGTCGCGATGGACCCCCTCGACGGGTCGAGCAACCTCGAACCGAACAGCGGGATGGGGACGATTTTCGGCGTGTACAGCGAGCAACCGCCGACAGTCGGCACCAATCTCCTCGCAGCCGGCTTCGTTATCTACGGCCCCATCACCTCGATGGTCGTCGCTCGGAACGGCACTGTCCGCGAGTACATCCTCGAAGACGGCGACAAGCGGATTGTCGACGACGAGGTGACAGTCCCCGAAGACCCCACAGTGTTCGGGTTCGGCGGCGGCGTCGACTCCTGGACCGACGAATTTGAATCCTACGCCGAAAACATCCGCCACGAACTGAAACTCCGCTACGGTGGAGCGATGGTCGCGGACATCAATCAGGTGCTCACCTACGGCGGCATCTTCTCGTACCCCGCACTGGAGTCACGCCCCGAGGGGAAACTTCGAGTCCAGTTCGAGGGACACCCGATGGCCTACATCCTTGAGTCGGCCGGCGGTCGGTCTTCCGACGGCGACCAGTCAGTGCTCGAAATCGAACCCGACGAGCTACACGAGCGGACGCCCCTGTACCTCGGGAACGGCGACCTGATCGACCGGCTCGAAGCGAATATCGACTGA
- a CDS encoding acyl-CoA dehydrogenase, giving the protein MDLSPTQEQRQIQDMVADFVDEEVKPRAAEIDETDEFPWDLVDEMADLGLMGMPIPEEYGGAELDYHSYAMALEEISRGSGGLGTIVAAHISLACNMIYEFGNEAQKETYLTPLAAGEEIGAFALSEAGAGSDVPSMDTTAEPVDGGDAYLVNGGKLWISNGSVADTVVLFAKTDPDAGNKGISSFIVRPEEDDGFIVEGTEHKLGDKGCPTAELRFDDMRLPADRRLGEEGRGFVHALKTLNGGRITIAARGVGIAQAALDEALKYAQDREQFDQPISDFQAIQHKLADMDTKTQAARLLMHQAADKKMAGESFVKEAAQAKLYASEVSREVANEGIQVHGGYGYTKDFPAERFYRDAKLNEIYEGTSEVLRNTIASELLD; this is encoded by the coding sequence ATGGACCTTAGCCCCACACAGGAACAACGCCAGATACAGGACATGGTCGCGGACTTCGTCGACGAGGAAGTCAAGCCGCGGGCAGCGGAGATCGACGAAACCGATGAGTTCCCGTGGGATCTCGTCGACGAGATGGCCGACCTCGGCCTGATGGGAATGCCGATTCCGGAGGAGTACGGCGGGGCCGAACTGGACTACCACAGCTACGCCATGGCTCTCGAAGAGATTTCGCGGGGGAGCGGCGGACTCGGCACAATCGTCGCCGCGCACATCTCGCTGGCCTGCAATATGATCTACGAGTTCGGGAACGAGGCCCAGAAAGAGACCTACCTCACGCCGCTGGCAGCGGGCGAGGAAATCGGCGCGTTCGCCCTCTCCGAAGCGGGCGCGGGCAGTGACGTGCCGTCGATGGACACCACCGCCGAACCGGTCGACGGCGGTGACGCCTATCTGGTCAACGGTGGCAAACTCTGGATTTCCAACGGGTCCGTCGCCGACACCGTCGTTCTGTTTGCGAAGACCGACCCCGATGCCGGCAACAAAGGTATCTCCTCGTTCATCGTCCGTCCCGAGGAGGACGACGGTTTCATCGTCGAAGGGACGGAGCACAAACTCGGCGACAAGGGCTGTCCGACCGCAGAACTCCGCTTCGACGACATGCGTCTCCCCGCTGACCGCCGACTCGGCGAGGAGGGCCGCGGGTTCGTCCACGCGCTCAAGACGCTCAACGGCGGCCGCATCACCATCGCGGCCCGCGGCGTCGGCATCGCACAGGCCGCGCTGGACGAGGCGCTGAAATACGCCCAGGACCGCGAGCAGTTCGACCAGCCGATCAGCGACTTCCAGGCCATCCAGCACAAGCTCGCAGACATGGACACGAAGACGCAAGCGGCCCGCCTGTTGATGCACCAGGCCGCCGATAAGAAGATGGCCGGCGAGTCGTTCGTCAAGGAGGCCGCACAGGCCAAACTGTACGCCTCAGAGGTGTCCCGGGAAGTGGCCAACGAGGGCATTCAGGTCCACGGCGGCTACGGCTACACGAAGGACTTCCCGGCCGAGCGGTTCTACCGCGACGCCAAACTCAACGAGATCTACGAGGGAACCAGCGAGGTCCTCCGCAATACGATTGCCAGCGAGCTTCTCGATTAG
- a CDS encoding alkaline phosphatase PhoX, which translates to MVDFTRRQVLSQSVAAALGASVIGVASGEEVEETDTPGAPSVAGSLKRFSTTAFGAEVTGPFVFEDGSLLYSLQHPEGENPEPFGRAAVGYFSGFQFEFDGSNDDFPEVGIPDTEEKQRQVRSAAGDYEILVQGREPINGGEARLGVVQTPDGTDITQENFAGTQYGGAATNPDCNQFVPSNDEGTEGYLFTNWENSPGCVSRVPLSQDENGEWSADTENAMNLTNTESLREHGGTRINCYGDLSPWGTMISAEENYAHPRVSLTATVSDIVEAESGEGLIGGCQFWNRPNPSDISGAIETYAENGDLESNFYAQGSWALTGVEFLAYYLGAERDDQGDGENLATTLLDDVYPNPYRYGYFVDFREPTADEPEAVKYYVMGRASWEAPDIEGDQRTLYGCSDGDSKGIYKFVADEPIPEYEDPMDVAGTLYAPKITNDAANAAEAGQRNSPAQTPLEIEWIELGHATNAEVESWISEYDDVTQADYLSAHADWAAGDEVTEETIKQADLEVIENGNQNYISNEEIIEWAEQYEANGPDGVDEELRRIPFLETRAAAKEIGASIEFNKAEGVDSVDDSQPGDFIYFGISEFNDALADDEGDIQMDRVDGGVVYRGVLESDYNVSTLEPVITGPDFTDSPEDANDALRNIDNVYTMRDGRVLCCEDGFGGPARSYPNDGLYVYQPNVVVNANSAAVGSGSTGTVSLTASSLPAGFSGARLTVSVSNPEIASITGVSFPDALGLTESSISDDGSSATIRVADVNTNVQSGAMDVELAALDVRANGGGTTDLTVSIEQMDDENGNAIEAEARNGIVVGGPQTIVGDDAPTDPDGDGHFEDLNGNGRLDYEDVQVLFSNMDSDSVQLNTGAYDFNENGKLDFADVTALYEEVN; encoded by the coding sequence ATGGTCGATTTCACTCGACGGCAGGTACTTTCACAATCGGTGGCTGCTGCGCTTGGGGCCAGCGTCATCGGCGTGGCAAGCGGGGAAGAGGTCGAAGAGACAGACACACCGGGCGCGCCGAGCGTCGCCGGGAGTCTCAAACGGTTCTCGACGACGGCGTTCGGTGCGGAGGTGACGGGACCGTTCGTCTTCGAGGACGGATCACTGCTGTACAGCCTCCAGCACCCGGAAGGGGAGAATCCCGAACCGTTCGGACGGGCCGCGGTGGGCTATTTCAGCGGCTTCCAGTTTGAGTTCGACGGGAGCAACGACGACTTCCCGGAGGTGGGAATTCCGGACACCGAAGAGAAACAGCGACAGGTCCGGTCCGCGGCCGGCGACTACGAAATTCTCGTCCAGGGCCGTGAACCGATCAACGGCGGCGAGGCACGCCTCGGCGTGGTTCAGACGCCCGACGGGACGGACATCACCCAGGAGAACTTCGCGGGCACACAGTACGGCGGCGCGGCGACGAACCCCGACTGCAACCAGTTCGTCCCGAGCAACGACGAGGGGACCGAGGGCTACCTGTTCACGAACTGGGAGAACAGCCCCGGATGCGTCTCGCGGGTTCCGCTCAGCCAGGACGAGAACGGCGAGTGGAGCGCGGACACCGAGAACGCGATGAACCTCACGAACACCGAGTCGCTCCGCGAACACGGCGGGACGCGGATCAACTGCTACGGCGACCTCAGTCCGTGGGGAACGATGATTTCTGCCGAGGAGAACTACGCACATCCCCGCGTTAGTCTGACGGCGACGGTGAGCGACATCGTCGAGGCGGAGTCGGGCGAGGGACTCATCGGCGGGTGTCAGTTCTGGAACCGACCGAACCCCAGCGATATCTCGGGCGCTATCGAGACCTACGCGGAGAACGGCGACCTCGAATCGAACTTCTATGCCCAGGGCTCTTGGGCGCTCACCGGCGTCGAGTTCCTCGCGTACTACCTCGGCGCGGAGCGCGACGACCAGGGCGACGGCGAGAACCTCGCGACGACGCTGCTTGACGACGTGTACCCGAACCCGTACCGGTACGGCTACTTCGTCGACTTCCGGGAGCCGACCGCCGACGAGCCGGAAGCGGTCAAGTACTACGTGATGGGGCGGGCCTCGTGGGAGGCCCCCGACATCGAAGGCGACCAGCGGACCCTCTACGGCTGTTCCGACGGCGACAGCAAGGGCATCTACAAGTTCGTCGCCGACGAGCCGATCCCGGAGTACGAGGACCCCATGGATGTCGCCGGGACGCTGTACGCACCGAAGATTACCAACGACGCGGCCAACGCCGCAGAGGCCGGCCAGCGCAACTCCCCGGCACAGACCCCGCTGGAAATCGAGTGGATCGAACTGGGCCACGCCACAAACGCCGAGGTCGAGTCCTGGATCTCCGAGTACGACGACGTGACCCAGGCCGACTACCTCAGCGCCCACGCCGACTGGGCGGCGGGCGACGAAGTGACCGAGGAGACGATCAAGCAGGCCGACCTCGAAGTCATCGAGAACGGGAACCAGAACTACATTTCGAACGAGGAAATCATCGAGTGGGCCGAGCAGTACGAGGCGAACGGCCCCGACGGTGTCGACGAGGAACTCCGCCGCATCCCGTTTCTGGAGACCCGCGCGGCCGCCAAGGAAATCGGCGCGTCAATCGAGTTCAACAAGGCCGAGGGCGTCGACAGCGTCGACGACTCCCAGCCCGGCGATTTCATCTACTTCGGCATTTCAGAGTTCAACGACGCGCTCGCGGACGACGAGGGCGACATCCAGATGGACCGCGTCGACGGCGGCGTCGTCTACCGCGGTGTGCTGGAATCAGACTACAACGTCTCGACGCTCGAACCGGTCATCACTGGCCCCGACTTCACCGACTCCCCGGAAGACGCAAACGATGCGCTCCGAAACATCGACAACGTCTACACGATGCGTGACGGTCGCGTACTCTGCTGTGAGGACGGCTTCGGCGGCCCCGCTCGCTCGTACCCCAACGACGGCCTCTACGTCTATCAGCCCAACGTCGTCGTCAACGCCAACTCCGCCGCGGTCGGCAGCGGGTCGACAGGCACCGTCTCGCTGACCGCCTCGTCGCTCCCCGCTGGCTTCTCCGGCGCTCGACTCACCGTCAGCGTATCGAACCCGGAAATCGCGTCTATCACCGGCGTCTCCTTCCCCGACGCGCTCGGACTCACCGAGAGTTCCATCAGCGACGACGGCTCGTCGGCGACGATCCGTGTCGCCGATGTCAATACAAACGTCCAGTCCGGCGCGATGGACGTGGAACTCGCGGCGCTCGACGTCCGCGCCAACGGCGGTGGCACGACCGATCTAACCGTCTCAATCGAGCAGATGGACGACGAGAACGGCAACGCCATCGAGGCAGAAGCTCGGAACGGTATCGTCGTGGGCGGCCCGCAAACGATCGTCGGCGACGACGCGCCGACTGATCCAGACGGCGACGGCCATTTCGAGGACCTCAACGGCAACGGCCGCCTCGACTACGAGGACGTGCAGGTGCTGTTCTCGAACATGGACTCCGACAGCGTCCAGCTGAACACCGGCGCGTACGACTTCAACGAGAACGGCAAACTCGACTTCGCGGACGTGACGGCGCTCTACGAAGAGGTCAACTAA